TGGTAAAGATGCCCTAAAAGCAGCAACTGAGGCGGCACTTGCAGGGGCAACAGATGCAGGTGTGAAACCGCCAAAGTTAATAGCAATTACGCTGTTGACGAGTCTTTCTTCCAGACAGCTAGCGTTTGATTTGAAAATACCCCTAGAATTACCAGAATATGCTCTGCAAATGGCTCTGTTGGCTCAAGAGATGGGCTTAAATGGGGCAGTTTGCTCTCCCCAAGAGGTGGCACAATTGCGGCAAACTTGTGGAGATGATTTTTTGCTAATTTGTCCGGGGGTACGTCCAACTTGGGCGCAAGCAGGTGATCAGGCGCGATCGCTCACTCCTGCACAAGCCTTCAAAGCAGGAGCAGATTATCTTGTCATTGGGCGTCCCATCACCGCATCTGCCGATCCAGAGTTAGCCTGGAAGAGGATTTGCGAGGAGTTAGTAACAGTGACATGAAGTCAGGAGTCAAAAAGAAAAATAAAAGCTTGTGGCTTCTTTGTTGTGGCTTCTGGCTATTGATCTTAAATACTTTAGATAACTCAGTAAAAGCCAAGAACCTCACCCCCACCCCCTCTTCGTTAGCCCAGAGCGGAGCTGTTGGAGGGAAGAAGTCTTCTTGCGCTCATCAAAATCTAGAAGCATTAACGACTCAGCTTTTGCAAGATTTACCCAGCTATGCCAATCGTGCCAGTCAACGTGCCCGTCGCTTAAGCAGGGCAACTGACGTTTACAGTTATATGGTCGTCGCAGGAAGACCTGAGTTTACACCACTGCCTCTTAACTCTACTGGAGACACGGCAGATTCACTGAAAACCGCGTCAGCTGGAGTGGAGCAAGTCTTTTTTACGACTTTAGAGCGACAGTACACCGCTGGTAAGGCAGTTCAATTACAGCAATTTCACTGGTTGCTTTTAACAAAAACAAAGAGTGATTGGCGTTTTGTAATGATGTTTTCCCAAACAGGTTTGCATCCTAAGAGCCAGCCCCCTACACCACCACGGGATAGTAGTAATGGTGACATTGCTCAAGCGATCAATGCCTGGTTGCGAGATTGCCAAGCGGGAAGCGTGCGCGTGCGTTCTAGGAATTTGGAAGACTCGCCTCAAAAGCCTCCACCATCACAACCGCCGCCACCGCCATCAAAGCCTCCACTGTCGCAACCGCCGCCACCGCCATCAAAGCCTCCACTGTCGCAACCGCCACCAGAGTCATAGCTGCTACCGCTGTCATATCCCCCAGCATCACCACCGTACCAACCACTGTAGCTGCTACCAAGAGAAGAACGGTTACGAGATTTGCGTTTACCACCTCTAAATGAAGTGCTTGGAACTTTAAGAATTAGCACCACTAGCACAACTATAAATAAGATAGAGAACCAGCCCAACATCAGCTTTCTCCTTGGCAATAATAGGTAACTCCACGCTCAACCATCTGCCCCAAATTGACGAATACCTTTGGACTAAGGGTTATTAGCTACTGGAAAAATTGTATTCCTTAATAGGAATACAGTTAACTACTAAGTGAAGCGACAGGATTCCGGATTTTATGTCAAACTTTTGGTAAATTATATAATGCTTGCCAGCTACTGGTTATTCTGGATTTCATCAAACTTAGCACGGACTGCTTGTATATCTTGCCACGTTAACCACTTAGGGCTGCCGACTTCACGGGATTGATTCCGTAACAAATAAGACGGGTGGAAAATCGGCATACATAACCGCCCATCCCACTCCATCCACTGTCCACGAATTTTGGTAATCCCGCGCTTATCACCAGTTAAGCCTTTTACAGCCGTTGCACCTGCTAAAAGAATAATTTTTGGGTCAACTAGGCGAATTTGTTCCAATAGATAAGGTTTGCAAGCCTCCATTTCTTCAGTAGTGGGAACCCGGTTTTCTGGTGGTCTACACTTGTTGATATTACTGATAAATACATCTTTCTCTGTATCTAACTTGACGGATGCCAAAATTTTCTCTAGC
The sequence above is a segment of the Mastigocladopsis repens PCC 10914 genome. Coding sequences within it:
- the pyrF gene encoding orotidine-5'-phosphate decarboxylase; this encodes MNTKERIIVPLDVPDEQAAIALVERLEPVTFWKVGLELFTSTGPKILEVLQSRQKRIFLDLKFHDIPNTVAAACRAAARYGVDLLTIHATSGKDALKAATEAALAGATDAGVKPPKLIAITLLTSLSSRQLAFDLKIPLELPEYALQMALLAQEMGLNGAVCSPQEVAQLRQTCGDDFLLICPGVRPTWAQAGDQARSLTPAQAFKAGADYLVIGRPITASADPELAWKRICEELVTVT
- a CDS encoding uracil-DNA glycosylase; amino-acid sequence: MSNEQQLSLFGDSNFDSNDQKELIPTDAKIPIPSGTYADMTEVAQHCNQCHRCLLGDTRTHAVVGRGNLKAPIIVIGEAPGQTEDETGLPFVGKAGQLLEKILASVKLDTEKDVFISNINKCRPPENRVPTTEEMEACKPYLLEQIRLVDPKIILLAGATAVKGLTGDKRGITKIRGQWMEWDGRLCMPIFHPSYLLRNQSREVGSPKWLTWQDIQAVRAKFDEIQNNQ